The segment CTGCTGCGCCAACAGGCTCAACTCGGCAGTCTTGAAAATATGATTTTGATGTTTAATGTCTTTTATTCTTAATAATGATTTTTCGATCAAATTTGAAAAATAAGGGAAACCAATCCTACCAGTTGCGTTAAAATAAAATTCGCCATCCTGATTCACCAGAAAAAGGTGATCTTCCGCGCTTGACTTTCCTACATCGATGTATTTTCGCAATTCAATGTAGCCATCCGTGCCCAGAATGAAAGTTCTGCCATCTCCCCAGGTGCGCAATCCGTCCGGGGTAAACCAATCAACCCGACAATAGAATCTGGCGCCGGAGTCAGCGACAAGATTCGCTTCGCCAAAGTCTTGCAATTCCGGAAATTGCGGATGCGAAAAATTCCCGGCAAAGGCATGAACAACTGTGGCGTCTTTCGATTGCGTGTAATACAGAAACTGCTCAATCAAATGGCTCGCAAGGTCGGTCAAAATGCCGCCCGATTGTTTTTT is part of the Calditrichota bacterium genome and harbors:
- a CDS encoding gfo/Idh/MocA family oxidoreductase, coding for LARKKVAETGKIWEICYSDRVANESAIFAGQIIEQGGIGKVIQVIGLGPHRLDADSRPSWFFRKKQSGGILTDLASHLIEQFLYYTQSKDATVVHAFAGNFSHPQFPELQDFGEANLVADSGARFYCRVDWFTPDGLRTWGDGRTFILGTDGYIELRKYIDVGKSSAEDHLFLVNQDGEFYFNATGRIGFPYFSNLIEKSLLRIKDIKHQNHIFKTAELSLLAQQIADKKIEE